The following coding sequences are from one Rhodobiaceae bacterium window:
- the yhaH gene encoding inner membrane protein YhaH — protein MSFQEAISSGLSRYIDFDTRSSRSEYWFWVLFVILLSIVAGVIDNLLFGSSILGTLVTLGLLVPGIAVGVRRLHDIDRSGWWYLIALIPLIGALVLIYWFVQPGTPGSNEYGDNPLGDAASS, from the coding sequence ATGTCTTTTCAAGAAGCAATTTCATCTGGCCTGTCCAGATATATCGACTTCGACACACGGTCATCGCGTTCTGAGTACTGGTTTTGGGTGCTGTTCGTCATCCTCCTATCGATAGTTGCAGGTGTCATCGACAACTTGCTTTTCGGATCATCCATCTTGGGCACACTCGTCACACTTGGACTGTTGGTGCCTGGGATCGCTGTTGGTGTTCGTCGTTTGCATGACATTGACCGCAGCGGTTGGTGGTACCTGATTGCGCTCATTCCACTCATTGGGGCACTTGTCCTGATTTACTGGTTTGTGCAGCCAGGAACACCGGGCAGCAATGAGTATGGCGACAATCCCCTCGGAGACGCCGCGTCGAGTTAA
- the nodM gene encoding glutamine--fructose-6-phosphate aminotransferase (isomerizing) produces the protein MCGIIGVVGDETASPIILEALKRLEYRGYDSAGIATLLDGEINRRRAEGKLSNLESCLRDDPLKGVIGIGHTRWATHGAPNERNAHPHVTEDVAIVHNGIIENFRELKEGLVASGAAFQTDTDSEVVAHLISSHLKSGLAPVDAAKAAFDMLEGAFALGVVFQGEEDLIVGARRGSPLAVGYGDGAMYLGSDAFALAPMTNRVTFLDDGDWAEIRRASVTIRNAAGDIVERPIKITDASSQLVDKGNHRHFMAKEIFEQPEVIGHTLGDYIDPMSETIRLPHVPFDLATVPKITIIACGTASYAAHVAKYWFEEKARISVEIDIASEFRYREAALPDGGLAIFISQSGETADTHAALNYCREQGQHILSIVNVTESTIARASDAIMPTFAGPEIGVASTKAFTCQLVVLAALAIATGRARGTISQNEENHLVRSLLEVPRHVSSALGHTAKLEELSHSLARARDVLYLGRGANYPIALEGALKLKEISYIHAEGYAAGELKHGPIALIDEDVPVVVIAPSDRLFDKTVSNMQEVIARGGKVLLISDEKGISRAADAPWQNVELPTCDPFIQPILATIPVQLLAYFTAVAKGTDVDQPRNLAKSVTVE, from the coding sequence ATGTGCGGAATCATCGGTGTCGTCGGCGACGAAACAGCTTCTCCTATTATACTTGAGGCGCTTAAGCGGCTTGAGTATCGCGGATATGACTCTGCAGGCATTGCGACGCTTCTTGACGGGGAAATCAACCGTCGTCGAGCAGAAGGCAAGCTGTCCAATCTAGAATCCTGTCTGCGTGACGATCCTCTGAAAGGTGTCATTGGCATTGGTCACACCCGCTGGGCGACCCACGGCGCACCCAACGAGAGAAACGCCCATCCGCACGTCACTGAGGATGTAGCAATTGTTCATAACGGCATCATCGAGAACTTTAGAGAACTCAAAGAAGGCCTGGTCGCCTCGGGAGCTGCATTTCAGACAGATACGGACTCTGAGGTTGTGGCACATCTAATATCATCACACCTCAAAAGTGGGCTTGCACCTGTGGACGCAGCAAAAGCGGCTTTCGATATGCTCGAAGGTGCATTTGCGCTGGGTGTTGTGTTCCAGGGGGAAGAGGACCTTATTGTTGGTGCGCGTCGTGGCAGCCCGCTTGCCGTTGGCTATGGCGATGGCGCGATGTATCTCGGCTCTGATGCCTTCGCGCTGGCGCCTATGACCAATCGTGTCACATTCCTTGACGATGGCGATTGGGCAGAAATTCGACGCGCCAGTGTTACAATCCGAAACGCTGCCGGTGATATTGTTGAGCGCCCCATCAAAATTACAGATGCGTCTTCTCAATTGGTCGACAAAGGCAACCACCGACACTTCATGGCGAAGGAGATCTTCGAGCAACCGGAAGTCATCGGACATACGTTGGGCGACTATATCGATCCGATGAGCGAGACGATCAGACTTCCACACGTTCCCTTTGATCTGGCAACCGTCCCAAAAATCACAATCATCGCCTGTGGCACTGCATCCTATGCGGCCCATGTTGCAAAATACTGGTTTGAAGAAAAGGCGCGAATTTCTGTAGAGATCGATATCGCGTCGGAATTCCGTTATCGCGAAGCAGCGCTTCCTGACGGCGGACTCGCTATTTTCATCTCCCAATCAGGGGAGACTGCGGATACTCATGCAGCTCTCAACTATTGTCGTGAGCAGGGTCAACACATTTTGTCGATCGTCAACGTGACGGAGTCGACCATTGCCCGGGCGTCAGATGCAATTATGCCAACATTTGCAGGACCCGAAATTGGGGTTGCATCGACAAAAGCATTTACCTGCCAGCTCGTTGTGCTTGCAGCCCTCGCTATTGCGACAGGTCGAGCACGTGGCACGATCTCACAAAATGAGGAGAACCATCTTGTCCGGTCTCTGCTTGAGGTTCCCCGGCATGTTTCCTCGGCTCTCGGCCATACGGCCAAATTGGAAGAACTCTCACACTCGCTCGCTCGCGCACGTGATGTGCTTTATCTGGGCCGTGGGGCCAACTATCCGATTGCGCTGGAGGGCGCTCTCAAACTCAAGGAAATCTCCTACATCCATGCAGAAGGCTATGCTGCTGGAGAATTGAAGCATGGTCCGATTGCACTAATTGACGAAGATGTTCCCGTCGTTGTTATTGCGCCCAGTGACAGACTGTTCGACAAGACGGTCTCTAACATGCAGGAAGTCATCGCTCGGGGCGGCAAGGTCCTCCTGATCTCCGATGAAAAAGGTATTTCAAGGGCAGCCGATGCACCTTGGCAGAATGTCGAGCTCCCAACCTGTGATCCCTTTATTCAGCCAATTTTGGCCACGATCCCTGTGCAACTCCTGGCGTATTTCACGGCTGTGGCAAAAGGTACAGATGTCGATCAGCCGCGAAATCTCGCGAAATCCGTGACCGTTGAGTAA